Proteins from a genomic interval of Deltaproteobacteria bacterium:
- a CDS encoding dephospho-CoA kinase, which produces MTLPGYEDIVALTGMIGTGKSTVCSILEELGARVVSADELAREVVKPGSEGWQKVVNEFGSNILDENGHLNRNNLGEIVFSCPAKRKKLEAITHPLVGKLALAKFKEARRTFPPLIIYECPLLFEAGLDKENFRKIVLITADEKLCLERAAKRSKLSPEAVKKRLSSQLPLREKIGGADIVLDNSGSLKELREKVIILFKELCADRREIT; this is translated from the coding sequence ATGACACTACCTGGCTATGAAGACATCGTGGCGCTAACTGGCATGATTGGGACGGGAAAATCGACCGTATGCAGCATCTTAGAGGAATTAGGTGCTCGTGTCGTTAGCGCGGACGAATTAGCGCGAGAAGTGGTAAAACCCGGCTCAGAAGGTTGGCAAAAAGTCGTTAACGAGTTTGGAAGTAATATTCTAGACGAGAACGGCCACTTAAATCGCAACAATCTGGGCGAGATCGTCTTTAGCTGCCCAGCCAAAAGAAAAAAACTAGAAGCAATCACGCATCCTTTAGTCGGAAAACTTGCTCTGGCAAAATTTAAGGAAGCCAGAAGGACTTTCCCCCCGTTAATTATTTACGAGTGTCCTCTCTTGTTTGAGGCCGGACTCGATAAGGAGAATTTCAGGAAAATAGTGCTTATCACGGCCGACGAGAAACTTTGCCTAGAAAGAGCTGCGAAGCGAAGCAAGCTATCTCCCGAAGCGGTGAAAAAACGTCTTTCATCCCAGCTTCCTCTAAGAGAAAAAATCGGCGGCGCAGACATAGTGCTCGACAACTCTGGCTCCCTTAAAGAACTCCGAGAAAAGGTAATAATCCTTTTTAAAGAGCTCTGTGCCGACAGGCGCGAAATTACCTA